One region of Eretmochelys imbricata isolate rEreImb1 chromosome 2, rEreImb1.hap1, whole genome shotgun sequence genomic DNA includes:
- the CALB1 gene encoding calbindin, which produces MAAETHLQGVEISAAQFFAIWNHYDSDGNGYLDGKELLNFIQELQQARKKAGLELTPEMKAFVDQYGKSTDGKIGIVELAQILPTEENFLLFFRCQQLKSSEEFMQTWRKYDTDHSGFIETEELKSFLKDLLQKANKKIDDSKLTEYTEIMLKMFDSNNDGKLELTEMASLLPVQENFLLQFKSVKMCGKEFNKAFELYDQDGNGYIDENELDALLKDLCEKNKKDLDINNLATYKKNIMALSDGGKLYRTELALILCAEQD; this is translated from the exons ATGGCCGCGGAGACTCACCTGCAAGGAGTCGAGATCTCAGCCGCGCAGTTTTTCGCGATCTGGAATCACTACGACTCTGATG GCAATGGGTACCTGGATGGGAAAGAGCTGCTGAACTTCATCCAGGAGCTTCAGCAGGCACGAAAGAAGGCAGGATTG GAATTAACACCTGAAATGAAAGCTTTTGTGGACCAGTATGGGAAAAGTACTGATGGAAAAATAGGAATAGTAGAG CTTGCTCAGATATTACCTACAGAAGAGAACTTCCTATTGTTCTTTAGGTGCCAGCAGCTAAAGTCAAGTGAAGAATTCATGCAG ACCTGGCGAAAATATGACACTGACCATAGTGGCTTCATTGAGACTGAAGAACTTAAG AGTTTTTTGAAAGATTTACTACAGAAAGCAAATAAGAAGATTGATGATTCCAAGCTAACAGAATACACAGAAATAATG CTGAAGATGTTTGATTCAAACAATGATGGAAAGCTGGAACTTACTGAAATGGCCAG TTTACTCCCAGTGCAGGAAAACTTTCTTCTTCAATTTAAG agtgTCAAAATGTGTGGGAAAGAGTTCAATAAAGCTTTTGAGCTGTATGATCAA GATGGCAATGGATACATAGATGAAAATGAATTAGATGCATTACTGAAAGATCtgtgtgaaaaaaacaaaaag GACTTAGACATTAACAACCTGGCAACATATAAGAAAAACATCATGGCCTTGTCTGATGGAGGAAAGCTTTACCGAACAGAACTTGCTCTTATTCTCTGTGCCGAGCAGGATTAG